From Enterococcus mediterraneensis, the proteins below share one genomic window:
- a CDS encoding TIGR01212 family radical SAM protein (This family includes YhcC from E. coli K-12, an uncharacterized radical SAM protein.), with amino-acid sequence MSAFIYTEDPTKRYHSWNYALRQEFGGKIFKVPVDGGFDCPNRDGTVAHGGCTFCSVSGSGDMIVAPEEPLPVQFQKEIDMMHQKWPHVDQYIVYFQNFTNTHAPIKVIKERFEQVINLPGVVGLSVGTRPDCLPDDVVEYLAELNQRLYLWVELGLQTTFEQTSRQINRAHDYATYVEGVAKLRAHGIRVCTHLINGLPGETPEMMLENVRRTILDSDIQGIKLHLLHLMRNTRMLRDYHEGRLQLMTREEYVQVICDQLEMIPSEIIIHRLTGDAPWDSLVGPMWSLKKWEVLNAIDQEMIRRDSYQGKFDVRKKVSC; translated from the coding sequence ATGTCCGCATTTATTTATACAGAAGATCCAACAAAACGTTATCATTCTTGGAATTATGCTTTGCGGCAAGAATTTGGCGGAAAAATTTTCAAAGTCCCTGTTGATGGCGGTTTTGACTGCCCCAATCGTGATGGCACGGTTGCCCATGGCGGCTGTACCTTTTGCAGTGTGTCCGGTTCAGGTGATATGATCGTCGCTCCTGAAGAACCGCTGCCTGTCCAGTTTCAAAAAGAGATCGACATGATGCATCAAAAATGGCCCCATGTCGATCAGTACATCGTTTATTTTCAAAATTTCACCAATACCCATGCTCCCATTAAAGTCATTAAAGAACGGTTTGAGCAAGTGATCAATTTGCCTGGTGTCGTCGGCTTATCTGTCGGTACGCGCCCGGATTGTCTGCCTGATGACGTCGTAGAGTATTTAGCTGAATTGAATCAGCGCTTGTATCTGTGGGTAGAGTTAGGTTTACAAACTACCTTTGAACAAACCAGTCGTCAGATCAACCGTGCCCATGACTATGCAACGTATGTAGAAGGCGTAGCTAAATTACGGGCCCACGGCATTCGTGTTTGCACGCATCTGATCAATGGTCTGCCAGGCGAGACACCGGAAATGATGCTGGAAAACGTCCGCCGTACGATCCTTGACTCTGATATCCAAGGAATCAAACTTCACCTGTTGCATCTGATGCGTAATACACGTATGCTGCGGGATTATCATGAAGGGCGGCTGCAACTGATGACTCGCGAGGAATATGTCCAAGTGATCTGTGACCAGCTGGAAATGATCCCATCTGAGATCATCATCCATCGTTTGACCGGCGATGCTCCTTGGGACTCACTGGTAGGACCTATGTGGAGCTTAAAGAAATGGGAAGTTTTGAATGCTATCGATCAAGAAATGATCCGTCGTGATTCTTATCAAGGAAAGTTCGATGTTCGAAAGAAGGTCAGTTGCTGA
- a CDS encoding tRNA (mnm(5)s(2)U34)-methyltransferase → MLLTALRFSHTLLKEIVQPGDTVVDATMGNGNDTCFLAELVGTSGKVYAFDIQEQALDATRQKLTERSLTAQSELILDGHQYIENYVDQPIKAAVFNLGYLPNSDKTIITLPQTTQQAFDQLLSRLVPSGRLVIVAYYGHPGGQEELAAVNTFCRSLPQAEYNVLQYQFINQKNQPPVLFCIEKK, encoded by the coding sequence ATGTTGCTGACAGCTTTGCGTTTTAGTCATACCCTTTTAAAAGAAATCGTCCAACCAGGCGATACAGTCGTGGACGCTACCATGGGCAACGGCAATGATACGTGTTTTTTAGCTGAATTGGTAGGGACATCCGGTAAAGTCTATGCTTTTGATATCCAAGAACAAGCCTTAGACGCCACCCGTCAAAAATTAACGGAAAGATCCTTAACTGCCCAAAGCGAGTTGATTTTAGACGGACATCAGTATATTGAAAACTATGTAGATCAGCCTATCAAGGCTGCTGTATTCAATCTTGGCTACCTTCCCAACAGCGACAAAACTATTATCACACTGCCCCAAACGACCCAGCAAGCGTTCGATCAACTATTGTCTCGATTGGTTCCTTCCGGTCGTTTAGTGATCGTCGCTTATTACGGACATCCCGGCGGTCAAGAGGAATTGGCAGCAGTCAACACATTTTGCCGATCTCTTCCTCAAGCAGAATATAATGTTTTGCAATATCAATTTATCAATCAAAAAAATCAGCCGCCGGTCCTCTTTTGTATTGAAAAAAAATAA
- a CDS encoding alpha/beta hydrolase has protein sequence MAFLQANIYSNVLEMEVGLNVILPQKTEKAVGTSTAGNSQDVPVLYLLHGMGGNQSVWQRRTSIERYVADLGLAVIMPSTDLAWYTDTRYDMKYWTFISEELPLICHELFPQLTQKREKTFAAGLSMGGYGAVKLGLKKPQNFAAIASLSGAVALAEDNDSLLSMRSQAYWEGIFGPMDQIKGSENDPLKMLDECPVENAPKFFIACGTEDFLYTSNQYFVQLAQDKGIDVTYEEGPGEHNWIFWDHWIQRVLEWLPLEK, from the coding sequence ATGGCTTTTTTACAGGCAAATATTTACTCTAATGTATTAGAAATGGAAGTAGGCTTGAACGTTATCTTGCCTCAGAAAACGGAAAAAGCGGTTGGCACCAGCACCGCGGGAAATTCCCAAGATGTTCCGGTTTTGTATCTGCTGCATGGTATGGGCGGAAATCAATCTGTCTGGCAACGGCGAACATCGATTGAACGTTATGTAGCTGATTTAGGGTTGGCAGTGATCATGCCCTCTACTGACTTGGCTTGGTATACCGATACACGTTATGATATGAAATACTGGACATTTATCTCAGAAGAATTACCGTTGATCTGTCATGAACTTTTTCCGCAGCTTACACAAAAACGGGAAAAAACATTTGCCGCTGGTCTTTCGATGGGGGGCTACGGCGCGGTGAAACTGGGCTTGAAGAAACCGCAGAATTTTGCGGCGATTGCTTCTCTTTCTGGCGCGGTGGCATTGGCAGAGGATAATGATTCCTTGCTTTCTATGCGCAGTCAGGCCTATTGGGAAGGGATCTTCGGACCGATGGATCAAATCAAGGGCTCTGAAAACGATCCGCTGAAAATGTTGGATGAATGCCCGGTAGAAAATGCGCCCAAATTTTTTATCGCTTGCGGAACAGAAGATTTTCTTTATACTTCCAATCAGTATTTTGTGCAATTGGCGCAAGATAAAGGAATTGATGTTACTTATGAAGAAGGACCCGGCGAGCATAATTGGATCTTTTGGGATCACTGGATCCAAAGAGTCTTGGAATGGCTCCCGCTAGAAAAATAG
- a CDS encoding MDR family MFS transporter, with amino-acid sequence MEKKTNVTLVTIAVFVATFMTAIEGTIVTTAMPTIVGSLHGIEIMNWVFSIYLLTNAMLTPIYGKLADKIGRRPIFILGTFLFIVGSALCGLSNTMLTLIISRGIQGMGAGAMMPVALTIIADLYTMEKRAKVLGLNSTAWGIASVVGPLAGGMIVDTIGWHWIFFINVPIGLILIGMIWYFLVEPKHQVEAKKMDIGGSFSLMMVLLTLLLAFQLLSDNGFSLLVLGLLALTVISFGLFLWAEKRAEDPVISLSLFHSPLFVVVNLVAALISGFLMGIDVYIPMWMQGVLGLNAGIGGLVLAPLSLLWMVGSFLASRWMSQYSIRKTLLLGLVITLIGAVWQFLIPMGSSWLWFFGISSIIGIGLGATTVTCTVSAQSSVPQEMLGVATSFNTLVRTIGQTIMVSVFGILLNTISANGLQQAKLTSDPDIMNKLVNPQTAKLLSADLLEPLRKILYDSLHGVFGAGLLLVVIAVVLTLLVKEKSGRIVE; translated from the coding sequence ATGGAGAAAAAAACAAATGTGACATTAGTGACGATCGCGGTTTTTGTGGCGACATTTATGACAGCCATCGAAGGAACGATCGTCACTACAGCAATGCCGACGATCGTAGGTTCGCTGCATGGCATCGAGATCATGAACTGGGTATTTTCGATTTATTTATTAACAAATGCGATGCTGACGCCTATCTATGGAAAATTAGCAGATAAGATAGGGCGTCGTCCGATTTTTATTTTAGGGACATTCTTGTTCATCGTAGGTTCCGCACTGTGTGGACTTTCCAATACGATGCTGACGTTGATCATCTCCAGAGGGATTCAAGGGATGGGTGCCGGTGCGATGATGCCGGTAGCTTTGACGATCATTGCGGATCTATATACGATGGAAAAACGCGCCAAAGTTTTAGGACTGAATAGTACAGCCTGGGGTATTGCCAGTGTAGTGGGTCCTTTAGCCGGCGGGATGATCGTAGATACTATCGGTTGGCACTGGATCTTTTTTATCAATGTACCGATCGGACTGATCTTGATCGGCATGATCTGGTATTTCCTAGTGGAACCAAAACATCAAGTAGAAGCCAAGAAAATGGATATTGGCGGCAGTTTTTCTTTGATGATGGTGTTGCTGACGCTATTGTTGGCGTTCCAATTACTAAGCGACAATGGATTCAGCCTGCTGGTATTGGGGTTATTGGCACTGACAGTGATCAGTTTTGGATTGTTTCTATGGGCAGAAAAACGAGCAGAAGATCCAGTGATCTCCCTGTCGCTTTTCCATAGTCCGCTTTTTGTCGTTGTCAATTTAGTAGCGGCATTGATCAGCGGCTTTTTGATGGGGATCGATGTCTATATCCCCATGTGGATGCAAGGTGTTCTGGGATTGAATGCCGGTATCGGCGGATTGGTCTTGGCACCGTTGTCTCTGCTTTGGATGGTGGGTTCCTTCCTAGCCAGCCGTTGGATGAGTCAATATTCTATTAGAAAAACATTACTGCTGGGGTTAGTCATCACATTGATCGGTGCTGTCTGGCAATTTTTGATCCCAATGGGCAGCAGTTGGCTGTGGTTTTTCGGGATTTCTTCGATCATCGGAATCGGTCTGGGAGCCACGACGGTAACTTGTACCGTTAGTGCTCAAAGCAGTGTTCCTCAAGAAATGCTGGGAGTAGCGACTTCTTTCAATACATTGGTCCGTACGATCGGCCAAACGATCATGGTTTCTGTTTTCGGGATCTTATTGAACACGATCTCCGCGAATGGTCTCCAACAAGCAAAATTGACTTCTGATCCGGATATCATGAACAAACTGGTCAATCCACAGACGGCCAAGTTGTTGTCTGCCGACTTATTAGAGCCTTTGCGAAAAATCTTATACGATAGTCTGCATGGCGTATTCGGCGCTGGATTGTTGTTAGTTGTGATCGCTGTCGTATTGACACTTCTAGTAAAAGAAAAATCTGGTAGAATAGTAGAATAG
- the metK gene encoding methionine adenosyltransferase, producing the protein MTRERHLFTSESVSEGHPDKIADQISDAILDALLEKDPMARVACETSVTTGLVLVFGEISTTAYVDIQKIVRNTIKEIGYTRAKFGFDGDTVAVLVAIDEQSPDIAQGVDTALEAREDQEDVKDDVLDEIGAGDQGLMFGFAVDETPELMPLPISLSHRLVRRLAKLRKNDELTYLRPDAKSQVTVEYDDNGQPVRVDTVVISTQHDAAVTNETIHQDVIEKVIKQVIPADLLDEDTKYYINPTGRFVIGGPQGDAGLTGRKIIVDTYGGYARHGGGAFSGKDATKVDRSASYAARYIAKNIVAAQLAKKVEVQLAYAIGVAQPVSISVNTFGTGKISEEKLIEAIRKNFDLRPAGIIEMLDLRRPIYRQTAAYGHFGRTDIDLPWERTDKVDALLASVKE; encoded by the coding sequence ATGACAAGAGAAAGACATTTATTTACTTCAGAATCTGTTTCAGAAGGACATCCAGATAAAATCGCCGATCAAATCAGCGATGCGATTTTAGATGCGCTTTTAGAAAAAGATCCAATGGCGCGTGTTGCCTGCGAAACATCAGTAACTACTGGTCTTGTGCTGGTTTTTGGAGAAATATCGACGACAGCTTATGTCGATATCCAAAAAATCGTGCGCAATACCATCAAAGAAATCGGCTATACTCGTGCTAAATTTGGATTTGACGGAGATACGGTAGCAGTATTGGTAGCTATCGATGAACAATCACCGGATATCGCCCAAGGTGTTGATACAGCATTGGAAGCCCGCGAGGATCAAGAAGATGTTAAAGACGACGTTTTGGATGAGATCGGTGCCGGCGACCAAGGTTTGATGTTTGGGTTTGCGGTAGACGAAACACCGGAATTGATGCCTTTGCCAATTTCTTTGAGTCACCGTTTGGTTCGTCGTTTGGCTAAATTGCGTAAAAATGACGAACTGACTTATTTGCGTCCTGACGCGAAGTCCCAAGTAACAGTTGAATACGATGATAATGGACAACCTGTGCGTGTTGATACGGTCGTGATCAGTACACAGCATGATGCTGCAGTCACCAATGAAACCATCCATCAAGATGTCATCGAAAAAGTCATCAAACAGGTTATTCCTGCTGACTTATTGGACGAAGATACAAAATATTATATCAATCCGACAGGACGATTTGTGATCGGCGGGCCTCAAGGAGATGCCGGCTTAACAGGACGTAAGATCATCGTTGATACTTACGGCGGTTATGCCCGTCATGGCGGCGGAGCCTTTTCCGGAAAAGATGCGACAAAAGTCGATCGTTCTGCTAGTTATGCCGCACGTTATATCGCGAAAAACATCGTAGCTGCTCAATTAGCGAAAAAAGTCGAAGTACAACTGGCTTATGCTATCGGAGTTGCTCAACCGGTTTCTATTTCTGTAAATACATTCGGAACCGGAAAAATTTCAGAAGAAAAATTGATCGAAGCAATCCGCAAGAATTTTGATCTGCGGCCTGCGGGTATCATTGAAATGCTTGATCTGCGCCGTCCGATCTATCGGCAAACAGCAGCTTACGGGCATTTCGGTCGTACAGATATCGATTTGCCATGGGAACGCACTGATAAAGTAGATGCGTTATTGGCAAGTGTGAAAGAGTAA
- the lysS gene encoding lysine--tRNA ligase, translating to MTEEQHTQEELNDQMLVRRQKMEQLREEGIDPFGKRFERSHNSAELHELFDQRTKEELAEMSLSASIAGRVITKRGKGKAGFAHLQDREGQIQIYVRKDQVGDEAYEVFKHADLGDFFGVTGEIMKTDTGEVTIKAKEITILSKALRPLPDKYHGLTNIEQRYRQRYLDLISNRESFDRFTKRSQIISEIRRYLDGLGYLEVETPVLHNQAGGAAARPFITHHNALDMDLYLRIALELHLKRLIVGGMEKVYEIGRVFRNEGIDTTHNPEFTMIEVYTAYTDYQDVMDLTEGIIRNAAQKALGSAVISYDGQQVDLEAEFKRVHMVDAIKEKTGVDFWKEMTIEEARQLADEHHVEITEAMAVGHIINEFFETFVEDTLQQPTFVYGHPVEVSPLAKKNPEDGRFTDRFELFIVGREFANAFTELNDPIDQRERFEAQEKEREQGNDEAHGVDEDFLEALEYGMPPTGGLGIGIDRLVMLLTDAQSIRDVLLFPTMR from the coding sequence GTGACAGAGGAACAACACACGCAAGAAGAACTAAACGATCAAATGCTGGTTCGTCGTCAGAAGATGGAACAGTTGCGAGAAGAAGGAATCGATCCTTTTGGTAAACGATTTGAACGTAGCCATAATTCTGCCGAGTTGCATGAATTATTTGACCAAAGAACCAAAGAAGAATTGGCTGAAATGAGTCTTTCAGCAAGTATCGCCGGACGCGTGATCACAAAACGCGGGAAAGGGAAAGCTGGCTTTGCTCATTTACAAGATCGTGAAGGACAGATCCAAATCTATGTCCGTAAAGATCAAGTCGGAGATGAAGCTTATGAAGTATTCAAACACGCTGACTTAGGAGATTTCTTTGGTGTAACTGGTGAAATCATGAAAACTGATACCGGTGAAGTGACTATAAAAGCAAAAGAAATCACGATTTTATCAAAAGCATTGCGTCCTTTGCCAGATAAATACCATGGTTTGACAAATATCGAGCAACGGTATCGCCAACGTTATTTGGATTTGATCAGTAATCGCGAAAGCTTTGACCGTTTTACCAAACGCAGCCAAATCATCAGTGAGATTCGTCGTTACTTAGATGGACTGGGCTATTTAGAAGTTGAAACGCCTGTGTTGCATAATCAAGCAGGGGGCGCGGCGGCTCGACCATTTATCACTCACCATAACGCGTTAGATATGGATCTGTATTTACGTATCGCACTGGAATTGCACTTGAAACGCTTGATCGTAGGCGGGATGGAGAAAGTGTATGAAATCGGTCGTGTCTTCCGTAATGAAGGGATCGATACTACCCACAACCCAGAATTTACGATGATCGAAGTGTATACTGCTTATACAGACTACCAAGATGTGATGGACCTAACAGAAGGTATCATCCGCAATGCAGCCCAAAAAGCATTGGGCAGTGCCGTTATTTCATATGACGGACAACAAGTGGATTTAGAAGCTGAATTCAAACGCGTTCACATGGTAGATGCTATCAAAGAAAAAACCGGTGTCGATTTCTGGAAAGAAATGACTATCGAAGAAGCACGTCAATTAGCTGATGAGCATCATGTGGAAATCACAGAAGCAATGGCTGTGGGCCATATCATCAATGAATTCTTCGAAACATTCGTTGAAGATACTCTGCAACAACCGACATTTGTTTACGGACATCCAGTAGAAGTATCGCCATTAGCCAAGAAAAATCCTGAAGACGGCCGTTTCACAGACCGCTTTGAATTGTTTATCGTAGGGCGTGAATTTGCCAATGCCTTTACTGAGTTGAATGACCCGATCGATCAACGGGAACGTTTCGAAGCACAGGAAAAAGAACGTGAACAAGGAAATGACGAAGCACACGGTGTCGACGAAGACTTCTTGGAAGCTTTGGAATATGGTATGCCGCCAACCGGTGGACTGGGGATCGGTATCGACCGTTTAGTCATGCTTTTAACAGACGCGCAATCAATTCGCGATGTTCTTTTGTTCCCAACAATGCGTTAA
- the dusB gene encoding tRNA dihydrouridine synthase DusB, with amino-acid sequence MDQSWKIGDVEIPNRVVVAPMAGITNAAFRVTVKEFGAGLVVCEMISDQGIHFRNKKTLEMLYIDEREHPLSLQIFGGNKESLVEAAQFVQENTEADIIDINMGCPVNKIIKAEAGAKWLLDPDKVYEMVRAVSSAVDIPVTVKMRIGWDDQHVFAVQNAQAAETAGASAIAMHGRTRVQMYEGVANWDVLKEVKQHISIPFMGNGDVKTPEDAKRMLEEVGADGVMIGRAALGNPWMIHRTQHYLETGELIAEPTPREKIATAKLHLQRLVDLKGEKVATREFRQHAAYYLKGISRAAKVKVAINQAEEQQTINDLLDVFVEKTEQQPIQRIAQ; translated from the coding sequence ATGGATCAATCGTGGAAAATCGGCGATGTTGAGATCCCCAACCGCGTCGTCGTCGCTCCGATGGCAGGCATCACCAACGCTGCTTTTCGAGTGACGGTCAAAGAATTTGGTGCCGGACTGGTAGTCTGCGAAATGATCAGCGACCAAGGGATCCATTTCCGCAACAAAAAGACTCTGGAGATGCTTTATATCGACGAACGGGAACATCCGTTAAGTCTGCAGATCTTTGGCGGCAATAAGGAATCCTTGGTAGAAGCGGCGCAATTTGTCCAAGAAAATACAGAAGCTGACATCATCGATATCAATATGGGCTGTCCGGTAAACAAGATCATCAAGGCGGAAGCCGGTGCGAAATGGTTATTGGATCCTGATAAAGTTTATGAGATGGTCCGGGCAGTGTCTTCGGCTGTCGATATTCCTGTGACAGTCAAGATGCGGATCGGGTGGGACGATCAGCATGTCTTCGCGGTCCAAAACGCACAAGCAGCAGAAACAGCCGGTGCATCAGCGATCGCCATGCATGGCCGGACACGGGTCCAAATGTATGAAGGCGTAGCGAATTGGGACGTCTTGAAAGAAGTCAAACAGCATATCTCCATCCCGTTCATGGGCAATGGGGATGTCAAAACCCCAGAAGACGCCAAACGGATGTTGGAAGAAGTCGGCGCTGACGGTGTGATGATCGGACGGGCGGCGTTAGGCAATCCTTGGATGATCCATCGTACACAGCATTATTTGGAAACTGGGGAATTGATTGCAGAGCCAACGCCTCGTGAAAAAATCGCCACCGCCAAGCTTCATTTGCAACGATTGGTTGATTTGAAAGGGGAAAAAGTCGCAACTCGCGAATTCCGTCAGCACGCTGCTTACTATCTAAAGGGAATCTCCCGCGCAGCCAAAGTCAAAGTAGCGATCAATCAGGCGGAAGAGCAACAAACCATTAACGATTTGCTGGATGTTTTTGTTGAAAAGACAGAACAACAACCCATCCAACGTATCGCGCAATAA
- the hslO gene encoding Hsp33 family molecular chaperone HslO → MKDYLVKALAYDGLVRAYAVSATEAVAEAQQRHDTWNTASAALGRALVGGLLLGATLKGDDKMTVKIQGDGPAGAIVVDSNGHGDVKGYIKNPHLSLPLNPQGKIDVRGAVGTQGMFTVIKDLGLKEPFSGQTPLVSGELGEDFTYYLAVSEQVPSAVGLSVLVDTDDSIKTAGGFMIQIMPGADDQIIEAIETALKETPRISTLLDEGKKPEDILKGLLPDTNVDILETSPVQFKCDCTKEKFAEAIIALGPDEIQAMIDEDHGAEAVCAFCNNKYQYTEEELTALKAEAGGAK, encoded by the coding sequence ATGAAGGATTATTTAGTAAAAGCATTGGCATACGACGGACTTGTAAGAGCATATGCCGTCAGTGCAACAGAAGCCGTAGCGGAAGCGCAACAACGGCACGATACTTGGAATACCGCTTCTGCGGCTTTAGGACGGGCACTAGTCGGCGGATTACTGCTGGGAGCGACACTGAAAGGCGACGACAAGATGACCGTCAAGATCCAAGGTGATGGACCTGCCGGCGCGATCGTTGTAGACAGCAACGGACATGGAGACGTAAAAGGCTACATCAAGAATCCTCATTTGAGCTTGCCGCTGAATCCTCAAGGAAAAATCGATGTACGAGGGGCAGTAGGAACACAAGGAATGTTTACTGTCATCAAAGATCTTGGGTTGAAAGAACCATTTTCCGGACAAACGCCGCTTGTTTCCGGTGAACTGGGAGAAGATTTTACTTATTATCTAGCAGTTTCAGAACAAGTCCCTTCTGCAGTAGGATTGAGCGTTTTAGTAGATACGGATGACTCCATCAAAACAGCGGGCGGGTTTATGATTCAGATCATGCCGGGCGCAGATGATCAAATCATTGAAGCAATCGAAACTGCTTTGAAAGAAACACCCCGTATCTCAACGTTGTTAGATGAAGGGAAAAAGCCGGAAGACATCTTGAAAGGTCTTTTGCCAGACACAAATGTCGATATCTTGGAAACATCACCAGTCCAATTCAAATGCGACTGTACCAAAGAGAAATTTGCGGAAGCCATCATTGCGTTAGGACCGGATGAGATCCAAGCAATGATCGATGAAGACCATGGTGCGGAAGCTGTTTGCGCGTTTTGCAACAATAAATATCAGTATACAGAAGAAGAACTTACAGCATTGAAAGCAGAAGCGGGAGGCGCTAAGTAA